The following proteins are co-located in the Polymorphospora rubra genome:
- a CDS encoding DNA gyrase/topoisomerase IV subunit A: MARRKGNQPKVDLSAFDQAGARIIDNPLTTEVEDSYLEYAYSVIHSRALPDARDGLKPVHRRILFSMSEQGYRPDRPHVKSARVVGDTMGKYHPHGDTAIYDAMVRLAQDFSLNTPLIDGHGNFGSPDDGPAASRYTEARMSREAMLLVGELGEDTVDFKANYDGSLEEPTVLPAAFPNLLVNGTSGIAVGMATNMIPHNLGEVVAAARWLIRHPDATLDKLMEFVPGPDLPTGGSLLGLDEVRRAYETGRGVVRMRAKVEIGPIEGSRGRQAITVVELPYGVGAEKVIEAVTDEVRGKPITSGPRRGQRQAARLQGVADVKDLTDRENGTRLVIECKVGVNPQALLADLYRLTPLEQSFGVNNLVLVDGQPRTLGLKPLLEVFLAHRYDVVTRRSSFRRRKRQERLHLVDGLLIALIDIDRVVALIRGSDNVQAAKEALISEFSLTEVQATYILDTPLRRLTRFDRIELETEQERLRGEIAELSKILDDESVLKKVVSDELAAVAKEFSAPRRTTLIDGDLKEVLAASAPAGPLEVADDPCQVILSTSGLVARTAAESEEATEGRRRNGRVRHDTVRALVHSTARGQILLVTNTGRAFKTDVLPLPVLPEQAGTVSLSGGMSASELLPLEPGERVVGLAPLGEQGADSPGLAIGTRAGVVKVTAPEWPVRSDEFEVITLREGDEIVGATWLTDGTETLAFVSSDASLLRFGANLVRPQGIKGGGMAGINLAADARVVFFGAVRTDDAEHGEPMVVTSTGAGVKVTPFEAYPAKGRATGGVRAQRFLKGEQELAVAWIGPRPAGATETGEPVELPPVDQRRDGSGTPVMLGPGVVGHLIERD, from the coding sequence ATGGCACGCCGCAAGGGCAACCAACCCAAGGTAGACCTGTCCGCGTTCGACCAGGCCGGTGCGCGGATCATCGACAATCCGCTCACCACCGAGGTCGAGGACTCCTACCTGGAGTACGCCTACTCGGTCATCCACTCCCGGGCGCTGCCCGACGCCCGCGACGGCCTCAAGCCGGTGCACCGGCGCATCCTGTTCTCGATGAGCGAGCAGGGCTACCGCCCCGACCGCCCGCACGTGAAGTCGGCCCGCGTCGTCGGTGACACCATGGGTAAGTACCACCCGCACGGCGACACCGCGATCTACGACGCGATGGTCCGGCTGGCCCAGGACTTCTCCCTCAACACCCCGCTGATCGACGGTCACGGCAACTTCGGCTCGCCCGACGACGGCCCGGCCGCCTCCCGCTACACCGAGGCCCGGATGTCGCGCGAGGCGATGCTGCTCGTCGGCGAACTCGGCGAGGACACCGTCGACTTCAAGGCCAACTACGACGGCTCGCTGGAGGAGCCGACGGTCCTGCCGGCCGCGTTCCCCAACCTGCTGGTCAACGGCACCTCCGGGATCGCGGTCGGGATGGCGACCAACATGATCCCGCACAACCTCGGCGAGGTCGTCGCCGCCGCCCGCTGGCTGATCAGGCACCCCGACGCCACCCTCGACAAGCTCATGGAGTTCGTACCCGGCCCCGACCTGCCCACCGGCGGCAGCCTGCTCGGCCTCGACGAGGTCCGCCGGGCGTACGAGACCGGACGCGGCGTCGTCCGGATGCGGGCCAAGGTCGAGATCGGCCCGATCGAGGGCAGCCGCGGCCGGCAGGCGATCACCGTCGTCGAGCTGCCGTACGGCGTCGGCGCCGAGAAGGTCATCGAGGCGGTCACCGACGAGGTACGCGGCAAGCCGATCACCTCCGGCCCGCGTCGCGGCCAGCGGCAGGCGGCCCGCCTGCAGGGCGTCGCCGACGTCAAGGACCTCACCGACCGGGAGAACGGCACCCGGCTCGTCATCGAGTGCAAGGTCGGCGTCAACCCGCAGGCCCTGCTCGCCGACCTCTACCGGCTCACCCCGCTGGAGCAGTCGTTCGGCGTCAACAACCTCGTCCTCGTCGACGGCCAGCCGCGCACCCTGGGCCTCAAGCCACTGCTCGAGGTGTTCCTCGCCCACCGGTACGACGTGGTGACCCGGCGCAGCAGCTTCCGGCGCCGCAAGCGGCAGGAACGCCTACACCTGGTCGACGGCCTGCTCATCGCCCTGATCGACATCGACCGGGTGGTGGCCCTGATCCGCGGCAGCGACAACGTCCAGGCCGCCAAAGAGGCCCTGATCAGCGAGTTCTCGCTCACCGAGGTCCAGGCCACCTACATCCTCGACACCCCGCTGCGCCGACTGACCCGCTTCGACCGCATCGAACTCGAAACCGAGCAGGAACGGCTGCGTGGCGAGATCGCCGAACTGTCGAAGATCCTCGACGACGAGTCGGTCCTGAAGAAGGTCGTCTCCGACGAACTGGCCGCCGTCGCCAAGGAATTCTCCGCCCCCCGGCGCACCACGCTGATCGACGGCGACCTCAAGGAGGTCCTCGCCGCATCCGCGCCGGCCGGCCCGCTCGAGGTGGCCGACGACCCCTGCCAGGTCATCCTGTCCACGTCCGGCCTCGTCGCCCGGACCGCCGCCGAGTCCGAGGAGGCGACCGAGGGCCGGCGCCGCAACGGCCGGGTCAGGCACGACACCGTACGCGCCCTCGTACACTCCACCGCCCGCGGTCAGATCCTTCTCGTCACCAACACCGGGCGGGCCTTCAAGACCGACGTACTCCCGCTGCCGGTCCTGCCCGAGCAGGCCGGCACCGTCTCGCTCAGCGGCGGCATGTCCGCCAGCGAACTGCTGCCCCTCGAACCGGGGGAGCGGGTCGTCGGCCTTGCCCCGCTCGGCGAACAGGGCGCCGACTCTCCCGGCCTGGCGATCGGCACCCGCGCCGGCGTGGTCAAGGTGACCGCCCCCGAGTGGCCGGTCCGCTCCGACGAGTTCGAGGTCATCACCCTGCGCGAAGGTGACGAGATCGTCGGCGCGACCTGGCTCACCGACGGCACCGAGACGCTCGCGTTCGTCTCCTCCGACGCCTCGCTGCTGCGGTTCGGCGCCAACCTGGTCCGGCCACAGGGGATCAAGGGCGGCGGCATGGCCGGCATCAACCTCGCCGCCGACGCCCGGGTCGTCTTCTTCGGCGCCGTACGCACCGACGACGCCGAGCACGGCGAGCCGATGGTCGTCACCTCCACGGGCGCCGGCGTGAAGGTCACCCCGTTCGAGGCGTACCCGGCCAAGGGCCGCGCGACCGGTGGGGTCCGCGCCCAGCGGTTCCTCAAGGGCGAGCAGGAACTGGCCGTGGCCTGGATCGGCCCACGGCCGGCCGGCGCGACCGAGACCGGGGAGCCGGTCGAGTTGCCGCCGGTCGACCAGCGCCGCGACGGCTCCGGCACCCCGGTGATGCTTGGCCCCGGCGTCGTCGGCCACCTCATCGAACGCGACTGA
- a CDS encoding PQQ-dependent sugar dehydrogenase, producing MSKPRWLQKRHRTIALAAAAALVATLPATPASAGPTNAPNSSNAPITDPIPEDPTPATLGLVVEEFATFPKSEPVPAPTDQRLVRHARINYLGEVPDGSGRLYVPDLNGKLYLVEDGVNHDYLDVGATFAPDFWSGRGLGSGFGFVTFHPKFAENGKFYTTHTEAGAALTSKTPDFTTQPNTVVHSVITEWTATDPAADTFSGTRREVMRIGFATYIHAIQQIDFNPTAKPRDDDYGLLYIAVGDGGIGVNTDEPQNLGTPQGKILRVDPLGTNSTTGRWGIPKKNPFVKKAGALDEIYAYGMRDPHRFSWDPGTNNRMFLGHIGEHAIEAVYEVRAGDNLGWSVREGAFVFDKNDRCNLYPLPKNDRGYVYPVAAYDHDPPAGWPCTSDSGHAISGGFVYRGNLPALRGKYVFGDLVEGRVFYTEANQMRRNKEKLAKLHQLHIFDQAGNRVNTQDLAGDGRVDLRFGTDTDGELYLLSKANGKIWKVTDTRRVKANPDVHPSIERSLAAYYDFETIFPPDRGLELDKGYSGTNIRLVNGGPEMRVKDGAYPGSNTSIQTKQVNPTVAGNDDWKAGIFNENGVPTLNAFNRTKGTTVMGWFKLTGPHSPALNSNTANPDDRYNAIGLAGILTGDSDGHGVRALLELINVNGELRLVALGRRLDGGASQTFAASEDWRTLMPQNEWVHLTATFDFDKGTMALYRNGEKIDGFYTASGDPWQVAGEGPHYTTATDPRGIKIGGSYPQDTREQNPCDCRMDALMFLDRVVTPSEVRAQYRLVTTGS from the coding sequence TTGTCGAAGCCCAGATGGCTGCAGAAACGGCATCGGACCATCGCCCTGGCCGCCGCCGCGGCGCTGGTGGCCACGCTGCCCGCGACCCCGGCCAGCGCCGGCCCCACCAACGCACCGAACTCCAGCAACGCCCCGATCACCGACCCGATTCCCGAGGACCCGACCCCGGCCACCCTCGGCCTGGTCGTCGAGGAGTTCGCGACGTTCCCGAAGTCGGAACCGGTCCCGGCGCCGACCGACCAGCGCCTCGTCCGGCACGCGCGGATCAACTACCTCGGTGAGGTCCCGGACGGGTCGGGCCGGCTCTACGTGCCCGACCTCAACGGCAAGCTCTACCTGGTCGAGGACGGCGTCAACCACGACTACCTCGACGTCGGCGCCACCTTCGCCCCCGATTTCTGGTCCGGACGTGGCCTGGGCAGCGGTTTCGGTTTCGTCACGTTCCACCCGAAATTTGCCGAGAACGGCAAGTTCTACACCACGCACACCGAGGCCGGCGCGGCGCTCACCTCGAAGACCCCCGACTTCACCACCCAGCCGAACACCGTCGTCCACAGCGTGATCACCGAGTGGACCGCCACCGACCCGGCCGCCGACACGTTCAGCGGCACCCGGCGCGAGGTCATGCGGATCGGCTTCGCCACCTACATCCACGCCATCCAGCAGATCGACTTCAACCCGACGGCCAAGCCCCGCGACGACGACTACGGCCTGCTCTACATCGCCGTCGGCGACGGCGGCATCGGCGTGAACACCGACGAGCCGCAGAACCTCGGCACCCCGCAGGGCAAGATCCTGCGCGTCGACCCGCTCGGCACCAACAGCACCACCGGCCGCTGGGGCATCCCGAAGAAGAACCCGTTCGTCAAGAAGGCCGGCGCCCTCGACGAGATCTACGCGTACGGGATGCGCGACCCGCACCGGTTCAGCTGGGACCCCGGCACGAACAACCGGATGTTCCTCGGCCACATCGGCGAGCACGCCATCGAGGCCGTGTACGAGGTCCGCGCCGGCGACAACCTCGGCTGGAGCGTCCGCGAAGGCGCGTTCGTCTTCGACAAGAACGACCGCTGCAACCTCTACCCGCTGCCGAAGAACGACCGCGGCTACGTGTACCCGGTCGCCGCCTACGACCACGACCCGCCCGCCGGCTGGCCGTGCACCAGCGACAGCGGACACGCGATCAGCGGCGGCTTCGTCTACCGCGGCAACCTGCCGGCCCTGCGCGGCAAGTACGTCTTCGGCGACCTGGTCGAGGGCCGGGTCTTCTACACCGAGGCGAACCAGATGCGCCGCAACAAGGAGAAGCTCGCCAAGCTCCACCAGCTGCACATCTTCGACCAGGCCGGGAACCGGGTGAACACCCAGGACCTGGCCGGTGACGGCCGCGTCGACCTGCGCTTCGGCACCGACACCGACGGCGAGCTCTACCTGCTGTCGAAGGCCAACGGCAAGATCTGGAAGGTCACCGACACCCGCCGGGTCAAGGCCAACCCCGACGTGCACCCCAGCATCGAGCGGAGCCTGGCCGCCTACTACGACTTCGAGACGATCTTCCCGCCGGACCGCGGACTCGAGCTCGACAAGGGCTACTCCGGGACCAACATCCGCCTCGTCAACGGCGGCCCGGAGATGCGGGTCAAGGACGGCGCCTACCCGGGCAGCAACACCTCGATCCAGACCAAGCAGGTCAACCCGACCGTCGCCGGCAACGACGACTGGAAGGCCGGGATCTTCAACGAGAACGGCGTACCGACGCTGAACGCCTTCAACCGGACCAAGGGCACCACGGTGATGGGCTGGTTCAAGCTGACCGGGCCGCACAGCCCGGCACTGAACTCCAACACCGCCAACCCCGACGACCGCTACAACGCCATCGGCCTGGCCGGCATCCTGACCGGCGACTCCGACGGCCACGGCGTCCGCGCCCTGCTGGAGCTGATCAACGTCAACGGTGAACTGCGCCTGGTGGCGCTCGGCCGCCGGCTCGACGGCGGGGCGTCGCAGACGTTCGCCGCCAGCGAGGACTGGCGCACCCTGATGCCGCAGAACGAATGGGTGCACCTGACCGCCACGTTCGACTTCGACAAGGGCACCATGGCGCTGTACCGCAACGGCGAGAAGATCGACGGCTTCTACACCGCGAGCGGCGACCCGTGGCAGGTCGCCGGCGAGGGACCGCACTACACCACGGCGACCGACCCGCGCGGCATCAAGATCGGCGGCTCCTACCCGCAGGACACCCGGGAACAGAATCCGTGCGACTGCCGGATGGACGCCCTGATGTTCCTCGACCGCGTGGTCACCCCGTCCGAGGTACGGGCCCAGTACCGCCTCGTCACCACCGGAAGCTGA
- a CDS encoding DNA topoisomerase IV subunit B, whose product MTAQPEALYGADDLTHLEGLDAVRKRPGMYIGSTDSRGVGHLVNEILDNSTDEGVAGHATRVEVTLHADGSVQVDDDGRGIPTDRHAKSGLSGVELVLTRLHAGGKFGGSGYKTSGGLHGVGASAVNALSRRFDVTVRRGGQVHEMSFRHGVPGVFDGADPDASHTPESGLRVARKMKRGESTGTSIRYWHDARYFESGAALDVTAVRAKLRNTAFLVPGVTYVLRDLTGDASQGDGPTEEIFHFPNGLTDMVEFLAPTGEKAVSGTLVITGEGVYKENAADESGVMQAGVERRAEIEVALRWGTGYERTVESFTNTIRNAHGGTHRKGFERATQRTLADAVKNARGLLKAKEDPPVLDDVLEGMTAVIHVRIPEPQFTSQTKDELSTAGITRVIQTVVERQLRSWLDDRRSRAEVRTVLQKIVDASRVRLTQKQQKDAARRKTALEGASMPPKLVDCRSTGIGRSELFIVEGDSALGTARLARSSEYQALLPIRGKILNVQKANLQQVLDNAECSAIVQVLGAGSGRTFDLESLRYGRVLIMADADVDGSHIRTLLITLFAKYMRPVIEAGRLYAAMPPLHKITTKGRNTQTIYTYTQAEMAGTVARLEKAGKQVVTPIPRFKGLGEMNADELWDTTMNPATRAVRRITLDDVEAAERVLELLMGEKVEPRKNWLIESADRVDQETIDA is encoded by the coding sequence TTGACCGCACAGCCCGAGGCCCTCTACGGGGCTGACGACCTCACCCACCTCGAGGGTCTGGACGCCGTCCGCAAGCGGCCCGGCATGTACATCGGGTCCACCGACAGCCGCGGTGTCGGGCACCTCGTCAACGAGATCCTCGACAACTCCACCGACGAGGGCGTCGCCGGCCACGCCACCCGCGTCGAGGTGACCCTGCACGCCGACGGGTCGGTGCAGGTCGACGACGACGGCCGCGGCATCCCCACCGACCGGCACGCCAAGTCCGGGCTGTCCGGCGTCGAGCTGGTGCTCACCCGGCTGCACGCCGGCGGCAAGTTCGGCGGCTCCGGCTACAAGACCTCCGGCGGCCTGCACGGCGTCGGCGCCTCCGCGGTCAACGCCCTGTCCCGCCGCTTCGACGTCACTGTCCGCCGGGGCGGACAGGTCCATGAGATGTCATTCCGGCACGGCGTACCCGGGGTCTTCGACGGCGCCGATCCCGACGCGTCCCACACCCCCGAGTCCGGGCTGCGGGTCGCCCGCAAGATGAAGCGCGGCGAGTCGACCGGCACCTCCATCCGCTACTGGCACGACGCCCGCTACTTCGAGTCCGGGGCCGCGCTCGACGTGACCGCCGTACGCGCCAAGCTGCGCAACACCGCGTTCCTCGTGCCCGGCGTCACCTACGTCCTGCGCGACCTGACCGGCGACGCGTCGCAGGGCGACGGTCCGACCGAGGAGATCTTCCACTTCCCCAACGGGCTGACCGACATGGTGGAGTTCCTCGCCCCGACCGGTGAGAAGGCCGTCTCCGGCACCCTGGTCATCACCGGCGAGGGCGTCTACAAGGAGAACGCCGCCGACGAGAGCGGCGTGATGCAGGCCGGCGTCGAGCGGCGGGCCGAGATCGAGGTCGCGCTGCGCTGGGGGACCGGCTACGAGCGCACCGTGGAGTCCTTCACCAACACGATCCGCAACGCCCACGGCGGCACCCACCGCAAGGGCTTCGAACGCGCCACCCAGCGCACCCTGGCCGACGCCGTCAAGAACGCCCGTGGCCTGCTGAAGGCCAAGGAGGATCCGCCGGTCCTCGACGACGTGCTCGAAGGCATGACGGCCGTGATCCACGTCCGCATCCCCGAGCCGCAGTTCACCTCGCAGACCAAGGACGAACTGTCCACCGCCGGGATCACCCGGGTCATCCAGACCGTCGTCGAACGGCAGCTGCGGTCCTGGCTGGACGACCGGCGCAGCCGGGCCGAGGTCCGCACCGTACTGCAGAAGATCGTCGACGCGTCCCGGGTCCGGCTCACCCAGAAACAGCAGAAGGACGCCGCCCGGCGCAAGACCGCCCTGGAGGGCGCGTCGATGCCGCCGAAACTGGTCGACTGCCGCTCGACCGGGATCGGCCGCAGCGAACTGTTCATCGTCGAGGGTGACAGCGCGCTCGGCACCGCCCGGCTGGCCCGCTCGTCGGAATACCAGGCGCTGCTCCCGATCCGGGGCAAGATTCTCAACGTCCAGAAGGCCAACCTCCAGCAGGTTCTCGACAACGCCGAGTGCTCGGCGATCGTCCAGGTCCTCGGCGCCGGCTCCGGCCGCACCTTCGACCTGGAGTCGCTGCGCTACGGCCGGGTGCTGATCATGGCCGACGCCGACGTCGACGGCTCGCACATCCGTACCCTGCTGATCACCCTGTTCGCCAAGTACATGCGGCCGGTGATCGAGGCCGGCCGGCTCTACGCGGCGATGCCGCCCCTGCACAAGATCACCACCAAGGGGCGCAACACCCAGACGATCTACACCTACACCCAGGCCGAGATGGCGGGCACCGTCGCCCGACTGGAGAAGGCCGGCAAGCAGGTCGTCACCCCCATCCCGCGGTTCAAGGGTCTGGGCGAGATGAACGCCGACGAGCTGTGGGACACCACGATGAACCCGGCCACCCGCGCCGTACGACGGATCACGCTGGACGACGTCGAGGCCGCCGAACGGGTCCTCGAACTGCTGATGGGGGAGAAGGTCGAGCCCCGCAAGAACTGGCTCATCGAGTCGGCCGACCGGGTCGACCAGGAGACGATCGACGCCTGA